A single region of the Polyodon spathula isolate WHYD16114869_AA chromosome 5, ASM1765450v1, whole genome shotgun sequence genome encodes:
- the LOC121315712 gene encoding calpain-2 catalytic subunit-like — MSGIASKLQRDRERTAGIGTNENAVKYMNQDFDCLRKQCLQTGKLFTDETFPALSSSLGFNELGPNSSKTRGVSWKRPTELCSSPQFIVGGATRTDICQGALGDCWLLAAIASLTLNEDVLARVVPSGQSFQENYAGIFHFQFWQYGEWVDVVIDDRLPTRDGELLFVHSAEGSEFWSALLEKAYAKLNCSYEALSGGSTTEGFEDFTGGIAEVHELKDPHPQLFKIIQKALRRGSLLGCSIDITSAAETEAVTSQKLVKGHAYSVTGADEVKYRGRQEKLIRIRNPWGQVEWTGPWSDNSQQWSSTSEDDRARLSNRSEDGEFWMSFSDFLRHYSRVEICNLTPDALTSDKYNKWDLSKHEGSWRSGSTAGGCRNYPATFWTNPQFVLKLEEVDDDPDDGEDGCTFLVGLIQKNRRRQRKMGEDMHTIGFAIYEVPEEYVGKRNVHLSKNFFLKNQSKARSQSFINLREVCSRFKLPPGEYLVVPSTFEPHKNGDFCLRVFAEKQADTQELDDEIEAKLNEVEITEDDIDAKFRNLFTQLAGQDSEISAFELRNILNKVVAKRSEIKTDGFSLETCRNMVNLLDKDGTGKLGMVEFKILWTKIEGYLNIYRNKDADRSGTMSSHEMRVAIEEAGFTLNNVLLQSVVARYSEADLTIDFDNFVACLVRLETMFRLFKSLDTEGSGSVEFTLLAWMNITMM; from the exons ATGTCTGGGATTGCGTCTAAACTTCAACGCGACAGGGAAAGGACAGCCGGCATTGGCACCAAcgaaaatgcagtgaaatataTGAACCAGGACTTCGACTGTCTAAGAAAGCAATGCCTGCAGACCGGTAAACTATTTACAGATGAAACATTCCCTGCTTTGTCGTCTTCTCTGGGATTTAATGAATTGGGGCCAAATTCCTCTAAAACTCGCGGTGTTAGCTGGAAAAGACCCACG gagTTGTGTTCCAGTCCACAATTTATTGTGGGGGGTGCCACCAGGACTGATATCTGCCAAGGGGCTCTGG GGGACTGCTGGCTCCTGGCTGCCATCGCCTCTCTGACCCTCAACGAGGATGTTTTGGCCCGAGTAGTTCCCAGCGGACAAAGCTTTCAAGAAAACTATGCTGGAATCTTTCACTTCCAG TTTTGGCAGTATGGAGAGTGGGTTGACGTGGTGATTGATGACAGGCTGCCCACGAGGGACGGAGAGCTGCTGTTTGTCCACTCAGCCGAGGGGTCAGAATTCTGGAGCGCCCTGCTGGAGAAGGCCTACGCCAA GCTGAACTGCTCCTACGAGGCTCTCTCGGGCGGGAGCACTACTGAAGGGTTTGAGGATTTCACTGGAGGCATTGCAGAAGTTCATGAGCTCAAGGACCCTCACCCCCAGCTCTTCAAGATCATCCAAAAAGCTCTGAGGAGAGGGTCTCTCCTGGGCTGCTCCATAGAT ATCACAAGTGCAGCAGAAACAGAAGCCGTGACATCACAGAAGCTGGTGAAGGGGCACGCCTACTCAGTCACTGGAGCTGACGAG GTGAAATATCGAGGTCGGCAGGAAAAGTTGATCAGGATCAGAAACCCATGGGGTCAGGTAGAGTGGACTGGACCCTGGAGTGACAA TTCTCAACAGTGGAGCTCCACCAGCGAAGATGACAGGGCGAGACTGAGCAACAGATCGGAAGATGGAGAATTTTG GATGTCCTTCTCCGATTTCCTGAGACACTACTCCCGTGTGGAGATCTGTAACCTAACCCCTGATGCCCTGACCAGTGACAAGTACAATAAGTGGGATTTGTCCAAGCATGAGGGGAGCTGGAGGAGCGGCTCCACTGCTGGCGGCTGCAGGAACTACCCCG ccacATTCTGGACTAACCCCCAGTTTGTGCTCAAGCTGGAGGAGGTGGATGATGACCCCGATGATGGGGAGGACGGTTGCACCTTCCTGGTGGGTCTGATACAGAAGAACCGCAGGAGGCAGAGGAAGATGGGAGAGGACATGCACACCATCGGCTTCGCCATCTACGAG gTTCCCGAAGAG TATGTGGGGAAAAGGAATGTGCACCTGAGCAAAAACTTCTTCCTGAAGAATCAGTCCAAGGCGCGCTCGCAGAGCTTCATCAACCTGCGGGAGGTGTGCAGCCGCTTCAAGCTGCCGCCTGGGGAGTACCTCGTGGTCCCCTCCACCTTCGAGCCGCACAAAAACGGAGACTTCTGCCTGCGCGTCTTCGCAGAGAAACAGGCCGACACGCA GGAGCTGGATGATGAAATTGAAGCAAAACTGAATGAG gtTGAAATTACTGAAGATGACATTGATGCCAAGTTCAGGAATCTGTTCACCCAACTAGCAGGGCAA GACAGTGAAATTTCAGCATTTGAACTGCGTAACATACTCAACAAAGTAGTAGCAAAGC GTTCTGAAATTAAGACAGATGGATTCAGCCTGGAAACCTGTCGCAACATGGTCAACCTTTTGGAT aaagatggaaCTGGGAAGTTGGGCATGGTGGAGTTCAAGATACTGTGGACCAAAATTGAGGGATATCTG AATATCTACCGGAATAAAGACGCTGATCGCTCTGGTACGATGAGCTCACATGAGATGCGTGTGGCCATCGAAGAAgcag